The Serpentinimonas maccroryi genome has a segment encoding these proteins:
- a CDS encoding calcium/sodium antiporter, translated as MHIVFFVAGLVALVAGASSLVRGASKLALSVGISPLVVGLTIVAFGTSAPEMAVTVGATLEGQYDIAVGNVIGSNIFNVLFILGVSALIVPLVVHSQLIRQEVPIMIGASLLVLALGLDGAINWIDGAILFGLLLFYTAFLVIQSRRATKAESADFDAELQPAAANEWDAKLPVQIVLIVIGLVLLVLGSGWLVDSSIAFARAFGVSELIIGLTIVAAGTSMPEVATSITAAIKGERDIAVGNVVGSNTFNLLGVLGLGGMVSFGSAGLVFSEAVLAFDVWIMLAVALACLPVFISGREIARWEGAVFVGYYVAYVAYLILAAQQHAALEGFSMVMMGFVVPLTIVTLVVVLLRHKAPAKAD; from the coding sequence CTGCACATCGTTTTTTTCGTCGCCGGACTGGTGGCGCTGGTCGCCGGGGCCAGCTCGCTGGTGCGCGGGGCTTCCAAGCTGGCGCTGTCGGTGGGCATCTCGCCGCTGGTGGTGGGGCTAACCATCGTCGCCTTTGGCACCAGTGCGCCCGAGATGGCGGTCACGGTCGGGGCAACGCTGGAGGGGCAGTACGACATTGCCGTCGGCAACGTGATCGGCAGCAACATCTTCAACGTGCTCTTCATCCTCGGGGTCAGCGCGCTGATCGTTCCGCTGGTGGTGCACAGCCAGTTGATCCGCCAAGAGGTGCCGATCATGATCGGGGCCTCGCTGCTGGTGCTGGCGCTGGGGCTCGATGGGGCCATCAACTGGATCGATGGCGCGATCCTCTTTGGTCTGCTGCTGTTTTATACGGCCTTTCTGGTGATCCAGTCGCGTCGCGCCACCAAGGCCGAGTCGGCCGACTTTGACGCCGAGCTGCAACCCGCTGCGGCCAACGAATGGGACGCCAAACTGCCGGTGCAGATCGTGCTGATCGTCATCGGCTTGGTGCTGCTGGTGCTGGGCTCGGGCTGGCTGGTCGATTCGTCGATCGCCTTTGCGCGCGCCTTTGGGGTCAGCGAACTGATCATCGGCCTGACCATCGTCGCCGCCGGCACCTCGATGCCGGAAGTGGCCACCTCGATCACCGCCGCCATCAAGGGCGAGCGCGATATCGCGGTGGGCAACGTGGTCGGCAGCAACACCTTCAACCTGCTGGGCGTGCTCGGGCTGGGGGGCATGGTGTCGTTTGGCTCGGCTGGGCTGGTTTTTTCCGAAGCCGTGCTGGCCTTCGACGTCTGGATCATGCTGGCGGTGGCGCTGGCTTGCCTGCCGGTGTTCATCTCGGGGCGCGAAATCGCGCGCTGGGAGGGCGCGGTGTTCGTGGGCTACTACGTGGCCTACGTGGCGTACTTGATTTTGGCGGCGCAGCAGCACGCCGCGCTGGAGGGCTTTAGCATGGTGATGATGGGCTTTGTGGTGCCGCTGACCATCGTCACGCTGGTGGTGGTGTTGCTGCGGCACAAAGCGCCGGCCAAGGCGGACTGA
- the recG gene encoding ATP-dependent DNA helicase RecG: MAAGAHAVTEPTARAAALSGPQKALRKLGLLRPIDLALHLPLRYEDQTRITPLAQAQPGQTLQLEGTVRSAEVRSGGRRQLQVLLDDGSGCCTLLFFHFSGAQHKALAPGTRIRARGELRHGLFGPTLLHPQWQRAEGELPRSLTPVYPASAGLPQAYLRRAIASALERADLSETVPPQAWADCPGLAGGGLRAALLGLHQPPPEVALASLEDRSHPAWQRLKAEELLAQQLAQWQARQLRAARCAPEMAPLAGGLHAQLLARLPFALTAAQRRVGAEIDADLQRRTPMHRLLQGDVGSGKTVVAALAAARAIDAGWQCALMAPTEILAEQHFGKLIDWLQPLLQVQGRHIAWLTGSQNKGQRTQALAGIHDGRAALVVGTHAVIGEQVQFARLGLALIDEQHRFGVAQRLALRSAREGVEPHLLMMSATPIPRTLAMSHYADLDISSLDELPPGRSPILTKLLSASRRDELLSRLRAQLAQGRQAYWVCPLIEDSEALDLRNAQSTALELAAALEGCAGPTGAPVQVGLLHARLPLAEKKEVMARFCAGQIGVLVSTTVVEVGVDVPNATLMVIEHAERFGLSQLHQLRGRVGRGQAASVCVLLYEPGENGRLGEAARARLRAMLETADGFEIARRDLEIRGPGEFLGARQSGAPMLRFADLEHDAHLLDWARAWAPRLLAEQPQAAQRHIERWLGAKSDFLKA, encoded by the coding sequence ATGGCGGCGGGTGCACATGCAGTGACTGAGCCCACCGCGCGCGCCGCTGCCCTGAGCGGCCCTCAAAAAGCGCTGCGCAAGCTCGGCCTGCTGCGCCCAATCGACCTGGCGCTGCACCTGCCGCTGCGCTACGAAGACCAGACCCGCATCACCCCCTTGGCCCAGGCGCAGCCGGGGCAGACGCTGCAGCTCGAGGGCACGGTGCGCAGCGCCGAGGTGCGCAGCGGCGGCCGGCGGCAGTTGCAGGTGCTGCTCGACGACGGCAGCGGTTGCTGCACCCTGTTGTTTTTCCACTTCAGCGGAGCGCAGCACAAGGCGCTCGCGCCGGGTACGCGCATCCGCGCCCGGGGCGAGCTGCGCCACGGCCTGTTTGGCCCCACGCTCTTGCACCCGCAGTGGCAGCGCGCCGAGGGCGAGTTGCCGCGCAGCCTGACGCCGGTCTATCCGGCCAGCGCTGGCTTGCCGCAAGCGTATTTGCGCCGCGCCATCGCCAGCGCGCTGGAGCGCGCCGACTTGAGCGAGACCGTGCCACCGCAGGCTTGGGCCGACTGCCCGGGGCTGGCAGGGGGCGGCCTGCGTGCGGCCCTGCTCGGGCTGCACCAGCCGCCGCCCGAGGTGGCGCTGGCCAGCCTCGAAGACCGCAGCCACCCGGCCTGGCAGCGCCTCAAGGCCGAGGAGCTGCTGGCGCAGCAACTGGCGCAGTGGCAGGCGCGCCAGCTGCGGGCGGCGCGCTGCGCCCCCGAGATGGCCCCTTTGGCGGGCGGTTTGCACGCGCAGCTGCTGGCGCGCCTGCCCTTTGCGCTCACGGCGGCCCAGCGCCGGGTGGGCGCCGAGATCGACGCCGACCTGCAGCGGCGCACCCCCATGCACCGGCTGCTGCAAGGCGATGTGGGCAGCGGCAAAACGGTGGTGGCGGCGCTGGCAGCGGCGCGCGCCATCGACGCCGGTTGGCAGTGCGCCCTCATGGCGCCGACCGAAATTTTGGCCGAGCAGCACTTTGGCAAGCTGATCGACTGGTTGCAGCCGCTGCTGCAGGTCCAAGGGCGGCACATCGCCTGGTTGACCGGCAGCCAAAACAAGGGCCAGCGCACGCAGGCCCTGGCAGGCATCCACGACGGCCGCGCTGCGCTGGTCGTGGGCACCCATGCGGTGATCGGCGAGCAGGTGCAGTTTGCGCGGCTGGGTTTGGCGCTGATCGACGAGCAGCACCGCTTTGGCGTGGCGCAGCGGCTGGCCCTGCGCAGCGCGCGCGAGGGCGTGGAGCCGCACCTGCTGATGATGAGCGCGACCCCGATCCCGCGCACGCTGGCCATGAGCCACTACGCCGACCTCGACATCTCCAGCCTCGACGAGCTGCCCCCCGGCCGCAGCCCGATCCTGACCAAGCTGCTCAGCGCCAGCCGGCGCGACGAGTTGCTGTCGCGGCTGCGCGCGCAGCTGGCGCAGGGCCGCCAGGCCTACTGGGTCTGCCCCTTGATCGAAGACAGCGAAGCGCTCGATTTGCGCAACGCCCAAAGCACGGCGCTCGAACTCGCCGCCGCGCTCGAGGGCTGTGCCGGCCCCACCGGTGCGCCGGTGCAAGTCGGGCTGCTGCACGCGCGCCTGCCGCTGGCCGAAAAAAAAGAGGTGATGGCGCGCTTCTGTGCCGGCCAGATCGGGGTGCTGGTGAGCACCACGGTGGTCGAGGTCGGGGTCGATGTGCCCAACGCCACGCTGATGGTGATCGAACACGCCGAGCGCTTTGGGCTGAGCCAGTTGCACCAGTTGCGCGGCCGCGTCGGGCGCGGGCAGGCGGCCTCGGTCTGCGTGCTGCTCTACGAGCCGGGTGAAAACGGCCGCTTGGGCGAGGCCGCGCGTGCGCGCTTGCGCGCCATGCTCGAGACCGCCGACGGCTTTGAGATCGCCCGGCGCGACCTCGAAATCCGTGGGCCGGGCGAGTTTTTGGGCGCACGCCAGTCCGGGGCGCCGATGCTGCGCTTTGCCGACCTCGAGCACGACGCGCACCTGCTCGACTGGGCGCGGGCGTGGGCTCCGCGCCTGCTGGCCGAGCAGCCGCAAGCGGCGCAGCGCCACATCGAGCGCTGGTTGGGGGCAAAATCGGACTTTCTCAAAGCCTGA
- a CDS encoding LysR substrate-binding domain-containing protein encodes MTLTELKYIVAVARERHFGRAAEACFVSQPTLSVAIKKLEEELDLKLFERSASEVSTTPLGVEVVRQAQVVLEQAARIKEIARRGQDPLSGPLRLGVIYTIGPYLLPELVRRVIERTPQMPLLLQENLTAKLLEQLRIGELDAAILAEPFPDTNLAIAPLYDEPFWVALPVQHPLAQQRSVSAEQLKQETMLLLGAGHCFRDHVLEVCPEFARYASNAEGIRRSFEGSSLETIKHMVAAGMGITLVPRLSVPAAVLEAQNGAPLPADGAPYVRYLPFAGDPPQRRVVLAWRRSFTRYEAIAALRNAIYACALPGVQRLTP; translated from the coding sequence ATGACCCTGACCGAACTCAAATACATCGTCGCGGTGGCGCGTGAGCGCCACTTCGGCCGCGCCGCCGAGGCCTGCTTCGTCTCGCAGCCGACGCTGAGCGTGGCCATCAAAAAGCTCGAAGAAGAGCTCGACCTCAAGCTGTTTGAGCGCAGCGCCAGTGAAGTGAGCACCACGCCGCTGGGGGTCGAGGTCGTGCGCCAGGCGCAGGTGGTGCTTGAGCAAGCGGCACGCATCAAAGAAATTGCCCGCCGTGGCCAAGATCCGCTCAGCGGCCCGCTGCGTCTGGGCGTGATCTACACCATCGGGCCCTATCTGCTGCCCGAGCTGGTGCGGCGCGTGATCGAACGCACGCCGCAAATGCCGCTGCTGCTGCAAGAAAACCTCACCGCCAAGCTGCTGGAGCAGTTGCGCATCGGCGAGCTCGACGCCGCCATTTTGGCCGAGCCTTTCCCCGACACCAATCTGGCCATTGCGCCGCTGTACGACGAACCCTTTTGGGTGGCGTTGCCGGTGCAGCACCCGCTGGCGCAGCAGCGCAGCGTGAGCGCCGAGCAGCTCAAGCAAGAGACCATGCTGCTGCTCGGGGCCGGGCACTGCTTTCGTGACCACGTGCTCGAGGTCTGCCCCGAGTTTGCGCGCTACGCCAGCAACGCCGAGGGCATCCGGCGCAGCTTCGAGGGCTCGTCGCTCGAGACCATCAAGCACATGGTGGCCGCGGGCATGGGCATCACGCTGGTGCCGCGCCTGAGCGTGCCCGCCGCCGTGCTGGAGGCGCAAAACGGGGCGCCGTTGCCGGCCGATGGCGCGCCCTACGTGCGCTACCTGCCCTTTGCCGGCGATCCGCCGCAGCGCCGCGTGGTGCTGGCCTGGCGGCGCAGCTTCACCCGTTACGAGGCCATCGCCGCCTTGCGCAACGCCATTTACGCCTGCGCGTTGCCTGGGGTGCAGCGCCTGACGCCATGA
- the ubiA gene encoding 4-hydroxybenzoate octaprenyltransferase produces the protein MSASASQPAGRLALYLDLIRWDRPAGWLLLLWPSLSALWLAADGWPGWHLLAVFVLGTILMRSAGCCANDVADRQYDRHVQRTAQRPVTSGRIAPREALLLGAGLAFAAFLLVLTTTAAAVAWSVPALLIAIAYPYAKRFFAMPQAVLGVAFSFGIPIAYAAAQGSVPALAWALLLANLFWVLAYDTEYAMVDRDDDLRIGIKTSAITLGRFDVAAVAAFYLLHLLLWGALLWPQVGGLWFGLGLALALAQVGWHLWLIRARSREACFRAFRLNHWLGCTLFVGLALELALRG, from the coding sequence ATGAGTGCTTCCGCCTCGCAGCCAGCCGGGCGGCTGGCGCTGTACTTGGACCTGATCCGCTGGGATCGCCCGGCCGGCTGGTTGCTGCTGCTGTGGCCGAGCTTGTCGGCGCTGTGGCTGGCCGCCGACGGCTGGCCGGGCTGGCACCTGCTGGCGGTGTTCGTGCTGGGCACCATTTTGATGCGCAGCGCCGGCTGTTGCGCAAACGACGTGGCCGACCGCCAATACGACCGCCACGTGCAGCGCACCGCGCAGCGGCCCGTGACCAGCGGGCGCATCGCGCCGCGTGAGGCGCTGCTGCTGGGGGCGGGCTTGGCTTTTGCGGCCTTTTTGTTGGTGCTCACGACCACGGCGGCGGCGGTGGCGTGGTCGGTGCCGGCGTTGCTGATCGCCATCGCCTACCCCTACGCCAAGCGCTTTTTTGCCATGCCGCAGGCGGTGCTTGGAGTGGCGTTCAGCTTCGGCATCCCGATCGCCTACGCGGCGGCGCAAGGCAGCGTGCCGGCTTTGGCCTGGGCGCTGCTGCTGGCCAACCTGTTCTGGGTGCTGGCCTACGACACCGAGTACGCGATGGTGGACCGCGACGACGACTTGCGTATCGGCATCAAAACTTCGGCCATCACGCTCGGGCGCTTCGACGTGGCGGCGGTGGCGGCTTTTTACCTGCTGCACCTGCTGCTGTGGGGCGCGCTGCTGTGGCCGCAGGTGGGCGGGCTCTGGTTTGGCTTAGGCCTGGCGCTGGCGCTGGCGCAGGTGGGCTGGCATCTGTGGCTGATCCGCGCGCGCAGCCGCGAGGCTTGCTTTCGCGCCTTCAGGCTCAACCATTGGCTCGGTTGCACCCTGTTTGTAGGGCTGGCGCTGGAGTTGGCGCTGCGCGGCTAA
- the proC gene encoding pyrroline-5-carboxylate reductase — protein sequence MNSPTSPYHASNLLQQPRIAFIGGGNMASAIVGGLLQQGYPAQALHIVEPVAEQRSRLAQQFPGVALHPAADSALVDAALVLWAVKPQVFKQAALECAPHLSASALHLSVAAGIRSDSMVRWLGSERIVRAMPNTPALVGLGMTGLYARPAVSSAEREQVQALLAGTGRTLWLAQESDLDAVTALSGSGPAYVFYFLEAMRRAGTELGLTPQAATELAIGTFAGAAQLAQRSSEPPEVLRQRVTSKGGTTHAALSAMEAAQISDAFVAAIAAAHRRAREMGAEFGD from the coding sequence ATGAACAGCCCCACCAGCCCTTACCACGCTTCAAACCTCTTGCAGCAGCCCCGCATCGCCTTCATCGGCGGCGGCAACATGGCCAGCGCCATCGTCGGCGGCCTGCTGCAGCAAGGCTACCCGGCGCAGGCGCTGCACATCGTCGAGCCCGTGGCCGAGCAACGCAGCCGGCTGGCGCAGCAGTTCCCCGGCGTGGCGCTGCACCCGGCAGCCGACAGCGCCCTGGTCGATGCCGCGCTGGTGCTCTGGGCAGTCAAGCCGCAGGTCTTCAAGCAGGCGGCGCTGGAATGCGCGCCGCACCTGAGCGCCAGCGCGCTGCACCTGAGCGTGGCCGCTGGCATCCGCAGCGACAGCATGGTGCGCTGGCTCGGCAGCGAGCGCATCGTGCGCGCCATGCCCAACACCCCGGCCCTGGTCGGCCTAGGGATGACCGGGCTGTACGCCCGCCCGGCCGTGAGCAGCGCCGAGCGCGAGCAGGTGCAGGCGCTGCTGGCGGGCACCGGGCGCACGCTTTGGCTGGCGCAAGAGTCGGACCTAGACGCCGTGACCGCGCTGTCCGGCTCTGGCCCGGCCTACGTGTTTTATTTTCTGGAAGCCATGCGCCGCGCCGGCACCGAACTGGGCCTGACGCCGCAAGCCGCCACCGAACTGGCCATCGGCACCTTTGCCGGGGCGGCGCAACTGGCTCAGCGCAGCAGCGAACCGCCCGAGGTGCTGCGCCAGCGCGTGACCTCCAAAGGCGGCACCACCCACGCCGCCCTCAGCGCCATGGAAGCGGCGCAGATTTCCGACGCCTTCGTGGCGGCGATCGCGGCCGCGCACCGGCGGGCGCGCGAAATGGGCGCCGAGTTCGGCGATTAA